The Astyanax mexicanus isolate ESR-SI-001 chromosome 8, AstMex3_surface, whole genome shotgun sequence sequence atctagcagaaagACTTTCCTAGACAATAAagacttttattatttaacacACTTCATTTCAAAATATACAATTAATGAGTTTGCGTCCCAATTCTTTTGTCCATGTAGCATATTTTCCTATCAGACTTTCGATATCTCACAGCTTCTGCACATATGCTGGTCATGACTCTTTGCTGATGTCAGAAAGAAAATGTTTGAGGTTGACAGGTGGGTGCAGCTCAGGACTGAACAGGACCCACAGGACCAGCTGCAAATGCAGATTCTTGACCTGCGCTTGTTGGAAGGCGAGAATAGCGGGAATGCTCTACTGAGCACGAAGAATAGAATGTGTTCacaggcaaatactttttttgacAGCAGACTCAGAGTCCGGTCCTTCATCTAACTGGACTAATTACACTCTTTCTAACGTAATTTCAGAAGGGCCAGTGTTCTATAAACAAGACTGATATTCTTgatatgtttaaaaagcatattgttTTTTTgcgttacgaaactttacaatgcTAAAGTAACATCATATTGTCCAAGATGGTCAGTGCAGAGAAGAAGGTTTTTTGACAAAATTCACAAGTCAAGATAGACTGGTGTCATGGtcttggtcttcattacaggcactgtGACAACCTAACATTAGCTTACTGAGGTCCTACAATCAGTAGGCATACCCTTTCTTAATACACACTCTGGTATGCTATTTTTACCATGTCAAGGCTTTTAGTGGTTGCTGTTTTTATATAATTAGTTTTTTTGACAGACAGAACATTTCTGGCAGCAGGGGTAGCagaaaaatgtctgtaaaaacagTAAACATTGCCAGAGATTTGTCTATTTTTACAGACATGTATTATGTCTTTTTACActaattttaaaacaatgttaaacatgtattaaacatttatataatattctttatAGAACCGCCACCCTCCTTGTCTCTCTTTTAGGAGGCAACCCATTGTCTGCACTCTCGCACTCAAGAAGTATCTCAGGAGAATCAGCTTCTGCGCAAAGAGCTGCAGCAGCTCATCTCGAGAGCTTGTGCTCTCCGAAAAAAGAAGCTTTCGATGACATGCCGCAGGGATCCGCAACAGCAGAAAGAAAACACGCAGAAGCTCAATCATGTGAGCTCCTCCACTAACTCACTTTCTACAACACTAGAGGGTGCCAGCGCTGTGAGGACTGATGCTGGAGCAGATGCTACCGACTGAGGGAGTTGACACATGGCATCTGAACATAAACATTACAGAACAGTGTCTTGTAGTTGTTCATCTTTCATACAGTTGCACTGCCTGTGTACTGTAGAGCATTtgctattgctatttatcttaaataGCAGATTGATTAAAACAGTAACATATTTCAGCATATACTGATATTAGCCCCCCCTAACTttcaaaaaaattattaaaactatCATAACCATTATAAATAACTATTAAGCTATTATAAAACTTACTTtgattatttatcatatttataagtttTCAGACTACACGtttgtcatatttttcagcttaatcattttatttatttaactaatcattttttttttcattatttccgGTCATGCATGCATCCACCCTGTCCTGCAAGCTTCATGACATTAACAAAGAGACTATTTAAGAAAAAGTTGGCATTTATTAACAACATGGTTGACTTAGAGTCGCAAACCTattgaattgttcatggtgaccaTGAGAGAATGGACAgcttaaatttacctcagctaaaTGTGGAGACAAATATTaagtataattaatattattaattgctgaacatttgtctcttgaaataaaaataaaacgatTGTGATGCCACTAATTCTTAAAGATTGGACAGGGAATTCTTGAACATGTTTAAATAGCCTGATGTGTGAAAATGGTTAAGTGAATAATTAGAATACCTTAATTATTAAGGAAATTATGATTGTAATATAATGTTATTTATCTGCTTGAaatgtttattcaacttaaccggGCAGCACTGCAATGGTAATGGTTGGAACACCGTTTGCCTGTATTACATTGTGTTTGCCAGAAAAGTGAGTAAATGACTGTAAGACATATACAGATACGTTTACTGGTCCAATTCTTTCACAGGTATAGTTAAGCTTATTTATACTACAACTAACAACATATGGTTCTTTTAAAGGGAgactgttttttgtttaattatgtagttagttagttagttagttatttagttagttacaTCAGAAGTATCCatagcagtagctacttcagaatGCATTCACTTTAAATACAGTACAACCATAAACCCTCCAATATGAATTGACCAGATATTCTGGCACAAATTAAGTAACCAGAATTTGGTgtcctaaaaaaagaaaaacaaatagttATCAAATGCCACCATAAAATTCTTAAAATACACTTGACATACTTACTTACTAATGCTAGAACTTTTAAGTGATGGTACAGTAACATTTTGGACTAATAGAAAGCTAATCTTAGGACAAATGTCTATTTAGTTATCTATAGAAGATTCAAACAGACAGattgataatactcgcctctgaacgacaaaagagctagcgcgtaGCGGGTAATGCTGATACTGCttaagcagtgctagccagggttagcagcaggctacaggccgataacactcacctcggaacagcaaaagagctagcgcttagcatgataagtggctaatgctaatactgatccaTCAGTGGTAGCTGATGTTAGAAGcgggctacaggccaataatactcacctctaaacagcaaaaagagctagcgcttagtgcagttagccggtaatgcttatactgctccagccttggtgcccCTGGCTAAACTGAAACACCAGTTAAACACTGTATTTATaaaaggcacactgttgatttttgggaaaattaaagaattttaagtttgCCTTATTAAAGAAAATACAGTAACATTTGTccttttattacagtttaataaATGCAGGGATGAATAACAATATAATCTCAGAACCACCACTGTCTTATTTATGAAGGATTCTGTGAAATATCAAGTATAGATACCCCTAGATACAGTATTGCTCACTTCAGGTTATACAGTAATAAATTCCTCTGTGTAGCCAGTGGCTGTACATAAGCAAATATGATGTGGTTCCATTCCCTACCATTCTATAGAAATAAAGCCACAAATGTCAAAATTTCATTCAGAACCTATAAACACAATTATAGAAGAAACAAACTCTTGAAAGTGGGCatggcagaataaggtggataatgACGTCACACAGAAAGTGAAAGTGTTGGAATCAGGAAGCTTACAGTGAACCTCCATGTTTTGCTTCACCATAAGTTTAGACTTTTAACTTCTGGATTTTTAGCAACTGAGAGGAAATTAAACACAACAACACTACAGGAAAAGAGAGGAATAAAGGTACGTACTTCGGTAAATTATTCGTAGTTCCTCAGCTCTGTTAGTGTGTGATTAAACATGGTGGACACAGTCTCGTGTACAGTATCTCACAGAAGTGAATACACTCCTTATATTTCtacagatatattattatatgttttttatggGAAACACTGTATAAACTAAACTTGGATATGTCTTAGagcagtcagtgtacagcttgtacagcagtatatttatttactgtcatctgtaaaaaaaaaaataataataataataacttcttACAACCAAAACTCAGATCGTATCTACACTGAAGTGTAGTTTTACCGcacgcttctcgtgcagagaatAATAATGGGAAAGAAATgagttttacagctcaataaacatcatttaaccAGCTCTAATCAACGCATATACACAAGAAACACAGTATTTTGGAAATGCAGACCTTTCCCttgctaaaaataaaatgaatctgtTTTTAGGTTAAAATTATAAACCACAcgttaaagtcttattaaagtaaaaaaaaaaagtgttatcaaATAATGCCACTGATGTATTTAAAACACTTTCCATAGTATTAACCATATAATAATTACAAATGATATTACTAAGattattattaagaaatatattagaaatatactaagaaattattattattaagatcaAAACAGGCAGAATGAAAATAAAAGGTTCTGATGTAAGATCTGTGAGAATGTTTAGATGAAGTTTGtcctttattacagttttataaaGACAGGAGATAAATAACAGTATAAGCTTAGAACCTCCACTGTCTTATTTTGAAGAGTTCTGTGACAAATCTACTTAGTATTGGTACCCCTAGATACAGCTTGGCTTATTCAGgttataaatacagtaataaattcTTCTGTGTTGCCAATGGCTGTATATAAGCAGGGGTGCTGTGGTCCCATTCCCTACCATTCTATCGGAATGAAGCCaaaaatgttacattacattacattacattacatttggcagacgcttttgtccaaagcgacttacaaaagtcaagtacaaaagtaataggaattaagataaaccattttagatagggctttaAGGAGGCcgaagggaaataaaaggatagagaagtgaaggaggggaagaaggaaatggggttagaagtagttagtgtaaaacttttataactttataactttataacatTATGTTCAACATAATGTCAAAATTTCAAACAGAATCTCTGTGGTAGAGAACAGAGGCGCAGTCAGACTTACTTGGTTTACTTATTTGATAAACCCGCATCTCAGACTGcattcattgagtttacagcacagcctaAAGAACCAGGACCAAAGCAGATTTTTGGCACTGATGAGgtttagaagaagaaaaagtaataTTTTAAAGAGTATTCGGATTGAAAATAAATTTAGTGCAAATTCTGACCAATAATTGCATGTCCATATTAATATCAATTAACATCAGactcacagagaaaaaaaatctttgtacAGAGTATCTGTTAATATGACCAACAACACAACAGCATATCTTGTCTACAAGGCTGCCCATCACTTTATTCCAAAGTATAAACCTGCCTCCTTCTGGTGAAAATGATAAAATGTGCCAATATTAGCACAAGGAAAAATAGATGTTGGAATTAGACACTGGGGatggaaaaaaagtttgaagattAAAAGTGAGAAGGAAAATGAGCTGAAAAAACATATGGGAATGTGTGGAGTTACACATCATATtgcagccagccagccagcagaAACCCTAGACCTGGAGTGACTTCACCTTTACAAAATGCTGcaatatttttctacagtaattttAAGTGAACACTTTTACGTTAAATATATCTGGAATTCTTctatgcactggggtgcagtttgAAAGCAGAAtcatattacaaataaaaaagttataaaagttaTTGTTCTTTTCAATTTTAACATAATTCTAAGACAAATTACCTTTTTacctaaatatgtttttaaaaacaagAAATTAAGTACATTTTTCTATTGTACATTTACAGGATAAGATTGGTGTTTATTAACAGTGTTAGCATAGCATCTCCTTGTGTAAATTAATTAAGCACTTGAATGAATAATGAATGAGTAATGAAGTCAAATCAGAGTttgaaaatggtctgtgatgtaggcttAATTttgtaaagatatttttttttccagtcgtCCACAGCATTACACTCTATAGTTCCATTCTCAGTAAACAGTTTCCTTAAATAATAGGCCTGTGATTTTTTCGTGttgcactgttcattaacatAATGAATTCAGAATTGTAGCTAAAAAGGTAAGTTTTAACACTTTACTCACTAAAGAATcattgtgtttaaatcaggctttgGCTAataataatgacagtttatgggtttaTCGGGTTCAATTTAAATCATGCCTTGGCTGATCAACTGCAAGTGATGAATCATATTAAGCTGATTTTCTGCTGAATACTTACATTTTAAGTATTTACAAATAGACAAATTAATTACTTTATGGTGTTAAATGGTTTTTTGTGAATCTTCTGAAAAGTTATTAgggttaaaaaggaaaaaagaaatggctgaatcTTCACCACAACCAAGACAAGGCAGAAGACAGAGTATGGATAATCCAGACTCGTGTAAGTTacacaatttataaaaaaaagtaaataaaccaTTGTTATTACATTGCCTTGTTTTCTTCACTTTCCTCTATCTGTGTTATAAATGAATGTTGATGTTTACAGTATGGAGGGTTTCTCACAGGCTTAGTGttaaataaaacactgatgtgcttTTTAATTAATTGTTGGAAATACTAAATGTAAACAAACTGCATCAACTCTCAGTTCTTCACAGAttcaataaaatcataaaatcagtACAAACTGAGCAGTCTTAAAGCTGATATAGTTGGGACGAAAATACTCTGACATAGCAAAAGACATGGAGCAACAAATAGCAATAGTATGTTTCTAGCCAGACACAGCAGGTTACAATCATtacaacccactgcactgtccactgtggacgATAacgccttctatgatgtattcctgacaCTGTAGATCGaaaaatgttaaatgcccacacatcTTCAGAAATGAAATGTACCATCCATCTGCCTTCCTCTTATCACACCTCACTAGAACTAATTCACATCATCTTATTATAAGTATACTAACCAGTGTTAAGCCTCcatcacaaaataacacctcacaacttatacaggtgtgggtgtttctaAGCTGCCCCCTGACGTAATAGtttatgatcaatttatatactgctgtcctctgactttggcatatcagtgtaaattAGATTAATCAGGTATTAGTTTATTGTAAATACTTTTAACCCTTTCTAtcaaattaaaaaagttaaagtttaatgttaattacttttATATTTCTGATACAGTTGGTTGTGAGTCCAGCAGTCCTCTGTCTGAAGATCAGTTCCAATGTTCTATCTGTCTGGACGTGTTCACTGATCCAGTTTCTactccatgtggacacaacttctgTAAATCCTGCCTCACTCAGTACTGGAACAGCACTCAGCACTGTCACTGTCCTTTATGTAAAGAGAAATTCACCAAGAGACCTGAACTGAAGATCAATACAACACTGAGAGAGGTTGCAGATCACTTCAAGAAGAAAAGTGTTCTAGATAAACCTGAGGTTCTCTGTGACATCTGCACTGGAGAGAAGCTGAAGGCCTTCAAGTCCTGTCTGAATTGTGGAGCGACGTTCTGTAAAACTCATCTGGAACCACACTCATTCGGGACACTTAAGAATCACAAGCTAATTGATCCAGTGGAGAACCTGGAGGACTACATCTGCCAGAAGCACGAAAGACCCctggagctgttctgtagagatgatcagatgtgtgtgtgtcggtTCTGCACTGAAACTGACCACAAGAATCACAACACTGTTCCTATAGAGGAGGAGAGTGGAGAGAAAAAGGTCAGAGAcactttttatacttttacacttcttatctttaataataaacaaataaaaagatgaatATAAACAGTTGTTTTTAAGAGTTAATCTGAAATGTCttatacaaacacaaaacaaTGATTTTCCTCTCTGCTCACAGACGCAGATGGGGAAGACACAGACAGAGGTGCAGCAGATGATCCAAGACAGACTGAAGAAGATTAAAGAGATCAAACACTCAGCAGACATCAGAAAAGTGGGTAAAAAACTGAATACACAGAGTAACTTCATCAGTCCGTAGTTTTGATTGGCATTGATCATATCTTTAATGTGATTTGATTAAAGTTAAAATTGTTCTTCcctcagagaaacacagagaaggagATTTCAGACAGTGTTGAAGTCTTCACTGCTCTGATACGCTCCATTGAGAGAAGCCAGGCTGAGCtgcttgaggtgatggaggagaagcagaaagcagcagagaggcaggctGAAGAGTTCATTAAAGATctggagcaggaaatcactgagctaaagaggagagacactgagctggagcagctctcACACACTGAGGATCACCTCCACCTCCTACAGGTCAGTGTTTCTCTATCTGCTCAATGGTAATGCAGCACATCACACAACAACACTGCCCATGCTGAGgatctctcctctctcctgctggaCTGTAGATTTACCCATCCCTGTGCAGACCCCCACACACCACCAACTGGACTGATATCAGTGCTGACCCTCATCTGAGTGTAGAGACTGTGGGGAACGCTCTGTCTCAACTTCAGAAGAGTCTGAATGAAGAACTCACTAAAACTATTAATGAGAAGATCAGAGAATCAGGTGAGAAACTttcatattaaacatgtttactAGAAATCTCAGAGGCAGCATTCACAGGAAGCTGGAAAAATCACAAGTCACAGAAGCTTGTATTTTAATTCGACCAAGTATTAGATTAAAAgtatgtatgtaataataataattaatcttatcttttattgttattagttTCAGCAGAACTAAAGAGGATCCAGCAGTATGCAGGTACAGTGTAACTTGTGTCTTTTCTCTTATAGTTTTGATTGATCATTGAATTTTAAAATCATAATTCCACCACATCTACCCATGGAACTGTATAAGGTTAAATTCCTCCTGAGTCATTATATAATATTAGTGCTGTCAGTATTAACACGTTATTGCACGCAATAAATCTGAAAACTTCAATCCTTGTACCAAGTTTGGTACCAGCTTCATCCCATAGTTTAGTCTGGTGATGTATTAGTGGTTATATTTATCAGTGTTAACATGGCATCACTACTGTTGagttcaaaaacaaacaaatatggaTTATATGGAAATATAGATCTCTTACACCCAGTCTAACTCTCACTATCCTTCTctttcactttcacacacacacacacacacacacacacacacacactcacacaaatacacacacacacatacactacacaatTATTGTTTTGTCCCTcccaaaaatacacagaaatagcGACATCCTTCatacaaatattttgtttgtattttaatatGCACTATTAAACTTTTAAGTCTTAAGCAGAAAAAAAGTGTAATGAATCACAATTAATATATTTTCAAACTGTACTCAATCTGATCCACTggtgataaatgtatttaatatctcTGTACTCATAGcactctctgtgtttctctcagtggACGTGACTCTGGATCCTGATACAGCTTATCCCAAACTCATCCTGACTGATGATGGAAAACAAGTGAGACATGGAGACAAAAAACAGAAACTTCCTGACAATTCAAAGAGATTTAATACATGTGTTAATGTCCTGGGAAAGGAGGGATTCTCCTCAGGGAGATTTTACTATGAGGTGCAGGTCAGCGGGAAGACTGACTGGGATTTTGGAGTGGCCAGAGAGTCCATTAACAGGAAGGGGGAAATTACACTGAAACCACAGAATGGATTCTGGACTGTGTGGTTGAGGAATGGGAATCAGTATAAGGCTCTTGCTGGTCCCTCAGTCCTCCTCTCCCTGAGAGAGAAGCCccagaaggtgggggtgtttgtggattatgaggagggtctggtctCCTTTTATGATGTGGAGGCCAGGTCTCATATCTATTCTTTCACTGGTCAGTCTTTCACTGAGAAACTCTATCCGTACTTCAGCCCTTTTCTTAACAATGGAGGTAAAAATGCAGCTTCACTGATTATATCACCCGTGTGGAAAATTTAATAAGTTTTCAGCTCAAATTAGTGTTTATCAGATGTCAGAAAAGAAAAGGTATATATTTAATAGCCCGATCTCACCATTGCTTAATATGGGCTGTGTATAGAGTCCTGTTGAAatactttattaatgttttaataatttccAAACAAACAGAACTGAACATATGTCAGGGAAATACAAAACTAAAAGTACTTAATTATTTTGCAGTAAATtgtaattatgttattatttgacAGATCATCAGCAATCAACTATACCATATACAAACACCTTATAGGTGAAAAGAATTACATTGATAATCTGGTTTCAGTGACACCTGTTAAGAGATAACTATATTAAGAATGCTAGTGATAAGTCAGGTCTTGAACTTGATGTGCTGGAAGCAGAAAATATGGACAAACATAAAATTCTGAGATACTTAGACCTGAAACAATCTGTGATGTCTAGACAACTGGATctaacatctccaaaacatcaggcaggtcttgtgggtgGTTCCTGGTATGCAGTGATCATTACTGACTAGAATTGCTCTAAGAAACTAGTTACAGGTTCATGAGCACCTCTACGGCTCCTTGCTGTGATCCATGGAggtcccacctcacaacttacaggactttaaggatctgctgctaatgtcCTGCTGCTGATACCACAAGATACTtttagaggtcttgtggagttcatGCCTCTACAGATTAGAGATTTTCTAGAAGCATGAGGGGCGTTTACATAATAATTATACAGGTGGTTTTGATGTTTTGACTGATtgatgtaaaacatttttgttatatGTTTTGTGCTTGCAAaaacaagcaaagaaaaaaaaaacaatgttctgtgatattaatgattatttatatatttaatcaagCACATACACTATTACTGTGTTTACAGTAGtaatctttttttacagtgtaagaatgtaaaaatgagttaaaatgctTTCTGTGTTTCCATAATTGAAGTAACAAAGGAATGCTGTCTTCTGAGAGTATCTGAGTTTCTGGGTTTCTACACTACAAATAAATACTTTACTCTGTTCTTTTAAACCAAATATACAGCTAAATTAAACTCAAACACTTTGTCTGTgtctgaaattatatattttgtgtaaaagctgtgtaaaaatgTGAGTTCACAGTATGACAGACAGGTAATGGTATGTCTGTTCACTCTTTTATCTGTCCTCTCTTTCATAATGCAATATTTTACTGTACACTAGATGGAAACAAAgcaataaaacatgaataataaaactataattctCACAGTAAATGGTGGGTGAGAGATTTATTGATCTGATATGAGGTTTGTGAGTTAGATGTGTTAGAAACTGTGGCAAGTCAGTGTGAAAGGGTAGATCAATAAAGTAAGTA is a genomic window containing:
- the LOC111194363 gene encoding E3 ubiquitin-protein ligase TRIM39-like encodes the protein MAESSPQPRQGRRQSMDNPDSFGCESSSPLSEDQFQCSICLDVFTDPVSTPCGHNFCKSCLTQYWNSTQHCHCPLCKEKFTKRPELKINTTLREVADHFKKKSVLDKPEVLCDICTGEKLKAFKSCLNCGATFCKTHLEPHSFGTLKNHKLIDPVENLEDYICQKHERPLELFCRDDQMCVCRFCTETDHKNHNTVPIEEESGEKKTQMGKTQTEVQQMIQDRLKKIKEIKHSADIRKRNTEKEISDSVEVFTALIRSIERSQAELLEVMEEKQKAAERQAEEFIKDLEQEITELKRRDTELEQLSHTEDHLHLLQIYPSLCRPPHTTNWTDISADPHLSVETVGNALSQLQKSLNEELTKTINEKIRESVSAELKRIQQYAVDVTLDPDTAYPKLILTDDGKQVRHGDKKQKLPDNSKRFNTCVNVLGKEGFSSGRFYYEVQVSGKTDWDFGVARESINRKGEITLKPQNGFWTVWLRNGNQYKALAGPSVLLSLREKPQKVGVFVDYEEGLVSFYDVEARSHIYSFTGQSFTEKLYPYFSPFLNNGGKNAASLIISPVWKI